One Chloroflexota bacterium DNA segment encodes these proteins:
- the rsmH gene encoding 16S rRNA (cytosine(1402)-N(4))-methyltransferase RsmH, with protein sequence MNGHEPVLYAEAMSLLAPHPGGAYIDGTVGAGGHARGILELSGPDGRLLGIDLDVQALQSARQVLAGYGARVTLVYGSFAQLSAIAHEHGFCPVDGVLLDLGLSTMQLAAPERGFSFQLEGPLDMRFDMSADTTAADLINMLPEDELADILYRYGEERMSRRIARAIVQARPLRTTTELAQLVTRVVRRRGRIHPATRTFQALRIAVNNELEVLAQGLEQAVEVLSPGGRLVVIAFHSLEDRIVKHYLREQSRGDRSGHGPILRILTPHPIRPSLAEQERNPRSRSARLRAAERLPSAGSGKTMG encoded by the coding sequence ATGAATGGCCACGAGCCAGTGCTCTATGCGGAGGCGATGTCCCTTCTTGCTCCGCATCCAGGAGGCGCGTACATTGATGGTACTGTAGGTGCCGGAGGGCATGCCAGGGGCATCTTGGAGCTCTCTGGCCCCGATGGCCGTTTGTTGGGCATTGACTTGGATGTGCAAGCCCTACAAAGTGCCCGCCAAGTGCTCGCAGGCTATGGTGCACGCGTTACGTTGGTGTACGGCAGTTTTGCCCAACTCAGCGCGATCGCCCATGAGCATGGTTTTTGCCCCGTGGACGGGGTGTTGCTGGATTTGGGACTTTCAACAATGCAATTAGCTGCACCGGAGCGGGGTTTTTCTTTTCAGTTAGAAGGACCTCTTGATATGCGCTTTGATATGTCGGCAGATACGACGGCAGCCGACTTGATCAACATGCTGCCGGAAGATGAGTTGGCAGACATCCTCTACCGCTATGGCGAGGAGAGGATGTCCAGACGTATCGCACGTGCCATTGTCCAGGCGCGCCCGTTGCGCACAACGACCGAACTGGCGCAACTGGTCACACGGGTGGTCAGACGCAGAGGGCGTATCCATCCTGCTACTAGGACGTTCCAAGCGTTGCGCATCGCGGTCAACAACGAATTGGAAGTGCTTGCCCAGGGTTTGGAGCAGGCGGTGGAAGTATTATCCCCCGGAGGGCGGCTGGTAGTGATTGCTTTTCATTCCCTTGAGGATCGCATCGTGAAGCATTATCTCCGTGAGCAGTCCAGAGGAGATCGCAGCGGTCACGGTCCGATATTGCGTATCCTGACGCCTCATCCCATTCGCCCTTCTCTAGCAGAGCAGGAGAGGAATCCGCGTAGCCGCAGTGCTCGGCTGCGCGCAGCGGAAAGGCTTCCTTCCGCCGGTAGCGGTAAGACAATGGGGTAA